A stretch of DNA from Chitinispirillum alkaliphilum:
CGGAGTGGCAGTGCGCTGGTGTGATCGCGCAGAGCAGATTAAAAGGCCCGACATTCTTATTATTCCGGGTACCAAAGCCACCATCAGTGATCTCAGGGTTTTGAAATCTTCCGGCATTGCAGAAAAAGTACGGGAGTATGCTCTTAATAACGGAATAGTGTTTGGCATCTGCGGAGGATTTCAGATGCTTGGAAACGAAATAATCGACGAATCCTCGGCTGAAAGTTCTGTAATGTTTGAAACCGGTCTCAATCTGCTTCAGATGAAAACCAGATTCATGCCTGATAAGAGAACTGTTCAGGTAAACGCGAGCATAGCTGATGTCGATAGTGCGCTGTTCACAGGAATGGTAAACACGAGTTTTACCGGGTATGAAATCCACATGGGAAAGAGTGAATATGATGAAAATACCAAGCCGTTTACAATATCCTGTGACAGTGAAGGATTCCAATGTGTAAGTGGTATAATGGATGAGTATGGACGGACATATGGAACATACGTCCATGGAATTTTTGATTCAGGAACGATAACCAGTACTCTTATTAATAACCTGAGAAGAATAAAGGGACTTGAGCCTATAAATATAGCCGCTCAGGACAGATCGCTGACTTTTGAGAATGAAATGAACAGGTTGGCTGCAATATGCAGAGATAATCTTGATATGAATGAAATCAACAAAATTATAAACAGAATATCTCAATGAGTTTGACGCCCCTATTATATATGCACCCGTTAAGTCTGATAATAGCTGTCTTTCTTGATCTGCTTCTTGGTGACCCCCGCTGGCTGCCACACCCAATAAGATGGATTGGGTCTCTTATAACCGCATTTGACAAATCCCTATTCCCCTCCAAAAGAAACGGCAAAAAAGAGTTTTTCCGGGGTGTTTACTTATGGCTACTGGTAATAGTTACTACAGCTTCATTAACCAGTCTGCTTCTCTTTTTGGGTAAAGCGTTACACATTCGTTTTGTATTAGAAATTATAATTGCATTTTACTGTTTATCTGCTCGTTCTCTCTCTAAGGAATCAATGAAAGTTTTGACTCATTTAAGAAACGGGGAGATAGTAAGAGCTCGTTATCAACTTTCTACCATTGTGGGCCGAGATACAGAAAAGCTCGGGGAAGAGCAGATAATCAGAGCAACGGTAGAGACTGTTGGGGAAAATATTACCGATGGTATAATTGCACCACTGTTTTACCTCGCTATCGGTGGACCTGTTTTAGGTCTTGTCTACAAGGCCATTAGCACAATGGACTCGATGATCGGTTATAAGAATAGCAGATATAAAAATTTTGGCACCTGTTCAGCCAGAGCAGATGATCTTTTTAACTTTGTGCCGGCGCGCCTTACTGGGTTTTTGTTAATACCTTTTGCTGCTCTGATTTGTCGTTTAAACTGGCGGCAATCAATTTATATAGCGTTAAGAGACCGGAAGAAACATCAAAGTCCAAATTCTGCACATGGTGAATCGGCTGTTGCAGGAGCGCTTGGTATTCAGTTAGGGGGAGTTTCAACTTACGGCGGAGTAGAGTCACAAAAACCTTTTCTTGGAGACAGGCTCAGACCACTCTGTTTGACTGATATCGTTTGTGTCAATACAATTCTTTTTTGTGCGACTATTTTTTCATCCCTTCTGGCAACAAGCTGGCTGATATTCAGAGGGATAAAATGAGAAAACATAAAATTGCTGATAGAATAGTCTCTCTTGCGCCCTCAGTAACAGAAACCCTTTACGCTTTGGGATTGAGTGGCCATCTGTGTGCGAGAACAGATTTTTGTGACTGGCCTGATAAGGTGCATACCCTACCCTCTGTTGGCGGATTTTCATCCTGCGATATGAATAACATCATGAAATTTGATCCTGATCTGGTAATCGGTACTCCTCTTCATGAAAATTTGCTCAGAACGATAAAGACGTCTGGTGTTAGAACTGTATCAATTCCTGCTTACCCGGTTTTTGAAGCTCCAGAAACAATCAGATGTGTAGGAAGAGCTATTGATGCTCCTGATGCTGCAGATAAGCTGGCAGTGGAAATCCAAAAAAAGATTATGAGCATCAAAGAACAGGCACTCCAGTTAATTCCTAAGAGTGTTTGTTACCTTTGCAATATTGAATGTCCCTCCTGGTTTTGCTGTCCGATTGCAGAATCGATAACTTATCTTAATTGTAACAATGTTGGGAGAGATACATACGGACAGGCTGGCAGAGAAAATGTGCTGAAGTCGATAGTGAATGAAAAACCGGATCTGATTCTAATGGCAAAATGTAAAAAATGTCGCTCTCTTTGCGTGGATTATCTTTTAGAAAGTGACAATATTCTTTCATATTACATTGAAAGTAATAAACCGAAACTGGTTGATTTCAACTCCAAACTACTTGGAAGGTCAGGGCCCCGTGCAGCACTTGCACTCAGTATACTGGCAGACGCAATTTATGGCAGAGAGTGGGAATCTGAATAATGAATAACGGTACAAATATTTTAACAGTTCCCTTTTTTTGCTCCTGGAGTGGAGGGAAGGATTCTGCCCTTGCACTTTACAGATCAAACGGTAAAAAGAGATGTGAATCACTGATTACAGTTTTGGATGAAACGAAAGAAAGAACAAGATCTCATTACATCTCTGCAGAGAACATTAAAAGACAAGCAGAATCAATTGGTATTCCACAAAGATTCATTTCTGCCTCATGGGATGATTATGAACGTGAATTTAAGAATGAGGTGCGCTTATATAAGGATTGCGGTGTAGCTGATGGGGTGTTTGGGGATATTGATATTGAGCAGCACCGTGAGTGGGTAGAGCGTGTATGCGGTGAGAGTGAAACAAAAGCACACTTTCCTTTGTGGGGGGCACCACGCACAGATCTGGTGAATGATTTTATAAATCTGGGATTCAGGGCCATCATAGTAGTTGTAAACAGGCAGCTTATGCCTGAGCGTTTCATTGGAAGAATAGTTGACCAGGCTCTTATACAGGAACTCCAATCTGAAGGCGTAGATGTGTGTGGAGAGAACGGCGAGTTTCATACGTTTGTTTTAGACGGACCATTGTTCTGTCAACCAATCAGGATAGTACATAAAGAAATTATCAGTAATGGAAATTATACATTTATAGATTTTACAACAGATTAGTTTGAATTGCTTAAAAGGACAGCCACAATGAAAGGTTATCTTCAGGTTTATACAGGTAACGGGAAAGGAAAAACGACCGCAGCCATAGGGCTGGCAATCAGGGCTTGCGGAGCAGGTGTGCCGGTTTTGTTTTCTCAGTTTGTAAAAGGACAAAGGTACAGTGAAATAGGGGCACTCCAGAGATACAGCGACCTGATTACCATAAAACAATATGGCAGAGGATGCTTTATTGAACGTGAAGCACAGAAAGAGGATATCGATGCCGCACAGAGAGGATTAGAAGAGCTTAAGAACATTTTCCAATCTGGCGAGTATAAATTAATTATTCTCGATGAAGCCAATATTGCAATGTTCTATAAACTATTTACAGTTGATGAGCTTCTTGAACTGATTAACAGCCGAAAACCAGATTGCGAGGTGGTTGTAACCGGACGTTATGCACCACAGAAACTAATTGAGGCTGCAGATCTGGTGACTGAAATGAAAGAGATAAAACATTACTATACATCGGGAGTAGAGGCGAGAAAAGGCATTGAGTGCTGATATGACAAAAATGAAATATCCTTTTCACCTTGGAACAACTTCATACATTATACCGGATAATATTCTGCCCAATGTAAGGGAGATCTCTCCGCTTGTCGATGATATAGAGCTGGTACTTTTTGAATCACCGGAAATTTCCAATATTCCTTCATCCGAAGAAATAAAAGAGCTTGCAGATCTGGGAGCAAGAAATGATTGTGGGTACACGGTTCATCTTCCCATAGATAAAAAGGCCGGTGCTGCAGAAGACAGTGAAAGAATAGGGTTCTGTGATGCAGCTAAAAAAATAATAGAACGTACTTTGCCTCTTTCACCCCGGGCCTGGATACTTCATCTCGAAGGTATTAAAAGTTCTGACTCTGAAACACAGGTCGGGGATTGGGTGCAAAGGTGTGATCGGACGGTAACATCGTTAATGGAACTCATAGGTAAACCCTCTAAAATAGCGATAGAAAATCTGGGGTACCCCTGGCATTGGCATCGTGGACTTGCTATAAAGCACGGGGCATCACTTTGCTGTGATGTAGGACATCTGTGGGCGTATTTTGCGAACGATTGGCAAGTGCAGCTGGAAGAAATGTTACCGCACACAAGTGTGATCCATTTGCACGGGTTTAATGGTGAGAAGGATCATGTGTCCCTTGCTTGCGGAAATCAGGATCATATTGAATTGTTTTTTGACAAAATAAAAAAGGCAAACTACCGTGGAGTGGTTACTCTGGAAATCTTTAACCAAACCGATTTTTCTGAGTCGGTCGATATGGTGGCGAAAATATGGGAAAAATTGTCCTGATCACAGGAGGAGTCCGCAGTGGAAAGAGTGCCTGGGCACTGGAAAGAGCAAATGCATCTTCCTACTCACAAAAGATATTTATCGCCACTGCCGAGTGCTTTGATGATGAGATGAATGAGAGGGTTGTCAATC
This window harbors:
- a CDS encoding Adenosylcobinamide-phosphate synthase codes for the protein MSLTPLLYMHPLSLIIAVFLDLLLGDPRWLPHPIRWIGSLITAFDKSLFPSKRNGKKEFFRGVYLWLLVIVTTASLTSLLLFLGKALHIRFVLEIIIAFYCLSARSLSKESMKVLTHLRNGEIVRARYQLSTIVGRDTEKLGEEQIIRATVETVGENITDGIIAPLFYLAIGGPVLGLVYKAISTMDSMIGYKNSRYKNFGTCSARADDLFNFVPARLTGFLLIPFAALICRLNWRQSIYIALRDRKKHQSPNSAHGESAVAGALGIQLGGVSTYGGVESQKPFLGDRLRPLCLTDIVCVNTILFCATIFSSLLATSWLIFRGIK
- a CDS encoding cobinamide adenolsyltransferase yields the protein MKGYLQVYTGNGKGKTTAAIGLAIRACGAGVPVLFSQFVKGQRYSEIGALQRYSDLITIKQYGRGCFIEREAQKEDIDAAQRGLEELKNIFQSGEYKLIILDEANIAMFYKLFTVDELLELINSRKPDCEVVVTGRYAPQKLIEAADLVTEMKEIKHYYTSGVEARKGIEC
- a CDS encoding xylose isomerase is translated as MSADMTKMKYPFHLGTTSYIIPDNILPNVREISPLVDDIELVLFESPEISNIPSSEEIKELADLGARNDCGYTVHLPIDKKAGAAEDSERIGFCDAAKKIIERTLPLSPRAWILHLEGIKSSDSETQVGDWVQRCDRTVTSLMELIGKPSKIAIENLGYPWHWHRGLAIKHGASLCCDVGHLWAYFANDWQVQLEEMLPHTSVIHLHGFNGEKDHVSLACGNQDHIELFFDKIKKANYRGVVTLEIFNQTDFSESVDMVAKIWEKLS
- a CDS encoding periplasmic binding protein, with the protein product MRKHKIADRIVSLAPSVTETLYALGLSGHLCARTDFCDWPDKVHTLPSVGGFSSCDMNNIMKFDPDLVIGTPLHENLLRTIKTSGVRTVSIPAYPVFEAPETIRCVGRAIDAPDAADKLAVEIQKKIMSIKEQALQLIPKSVCYLCNIECPSWFCCPIAESITYLNCNNVGRDTYGQAGRENVLKSIVNEKPDLILMAKCKKCRSLCVDYLLESDNILSYYIESNKPKLVDFNSKLLGRSGPRAALALSILADAIYGREWESE